The window GCCTGGTTCGCGCACTCTTCGGGAAGTTTCATTCCCATTGTCGAAAGGGGGGACATCACAACGGCATGGGGTCCTTCGTGATGTCCCGTGACCAGACCAAATGCCTGGATCGCGCTTCTTAAGGCATTGTGTGCTCAGAAATATGCAACACAGTGCTGTCGTAACGTGTACCAATGACTCTTGAGAATCCGTGATGTCTCATCCTGAACGCTAACTTTGAAAAGCTTTGCCATTTCAGTTCTTAGGAGCACTGGTTCCGCCTTCTTAGAGAATTTATTCTCTAGCCCGACACGAGCGGACCTTATGGTCTTAAAATTAATATCGCAAGTGGAAAGTGTAACTATCTACTTGTTGCAGGGGGCGCGTTCGATCGTGGAGGTTGTTGAGCAGCTCAGAGTAGGGCGCATCTGTACCAGCTCGGAGCTGATTCTCGCGCTGGTCGCACCCGCTGAGTGATTTAATCAACTATTTCAGTGATAAGGTGGATTTTTAGCCGTTGGCATTCAGCAATACGAGGCGAGTAGCCTTGGTCTAACAACACATAAGCCTTGCCAGATAAGCTGTCCTCCAATATGCCTCCAGTTGACCTAAGCTTTCTTCTCCTGCTTCGACCGGGAGAACGTGTTATGCTCGGGTGAGGTATTTTCGGCAGTTTTTTAAGGACAAGAGACGCTAGCCATGCCCATGTTCAAGTCTCCCGCGAAGTTACTTAGGGAGTTTGCAGAATCGAAACTGGAATCCATTGGCGTTCGGGGTGAACTCTCTGAGCACGAAGTGGATACTGTCCTCGATCCGCTTTACGACACCATCACTGAGCTTGAACGAACCACCGGAAGTACTGTTGTAAAAAGGACGCTTGTTAAGGCGCTGCGACGCGGAGTCGGGGAGCTTGAGCTTTTGCTCTTACCGGAACGACAAGAAGCTTTTTCATTACTTGGTGTGCGGCGCGATACAAAGGCCAACGAAGTGAAGCAGAAGTTTCGAGCTTTGGCCATGGAGCACCACCCGGATAGAACGGGCGGCGATGCCAAAATGATGCGGAATTTAAACCGGGCTTACGCTCAGGTTAAGCGTATCAAGGGAATGGACTAAATTGATTTAGTCGATGTCTATGATGTCACCGGTAAATCTAAATGCGAGCGCGATATAAGGCATAGCCTGTGAGCTGGTGCCATCCCGACCGGCTTTTTCCCCTGCGCGATAGGTATGCTCCAAATACCAATTCACCAATAGAACCAGTGTGGGCTCATTATAGAAGGTTCTTTCTTCTAATGGATCAGTGTGAAAGCGGTACGCGAAAAATGGACCTGCCCGGTGATTGACCCCGGCCCCATTTTTATCACCTAGAACAGCATCAGAATAAAAGGCAGTTGCATAGGTATGCCGTACGCCGGCAATCAGCCCGAAGTCGGTAATGTAAAGAAAGTCGTTGTCCACCTGATAAGCCCAGCCATCTGCTTCTACCAAAAGGTCGAGCTCGCTTTCGTAAAATAACGGGTCCTCATCTTTGGTATCGAGGCTAAATTTCATAGCTCGGTTGGTGGAACGGAATGCAAATTCCTTCACCTTGATTTCAAACTTCGCGCCCAATCGAAGCACGGTGCCGGAGGCTGAATAGCTCTCATTTTCTTTTTGTTGGTCGTCACTGAAGTTCTCGTCCAGAGATGTAAAGGACTGCATTCGGTCCATGGTTCCGAAGTAATTCAGGAAGTAGTACCCCGCAGATAGCCCGAGAATCGTTAAGGGCTGTACAGCAAGAGTCGGTCCGACTTTGATATTTGCCGGTGTAAAATCGAGAAATAACCCAGGCGCGATGTAGTTGCGCTCGAAGATACGCTTTTCAGACTCGTAGAGTTTGTATTGGTATTCCGCGCGAGATTTTACAGCGAGTCCAAGAGGGTTGTAGCGAAGTGCTACAATGGTCTCTTGCATGAGCCGCTGTTTATGTGGAGCAAGCGATGGCTCCTCGGCTTCTTGAGCATAGGATGAAAAAGGTAGCGCGGTGAGTACGACTGCTGCGCCTAGAAGGCTAGCAATAAGGTTTTTCATACTTTAAGGATTAAAAACCTGAGGGGCTGTGTCAATCTAATTTTACCTATACTCGTCTACTGTTTGATTTTCGTATGCTAGGACCAAGTCGCTTCGAACTTCGAATGTAATCGGAGCCCATACATCTCCTTGCTTAAAGTCCGGCAGCCAAGCATCAAATGCAGTCCAGCTTCGCAATTCGTTTCCTACCCAAAGCTCTAAATCAGGCATGGTCGACTGAAGACCCTCGTAAAAATGTACCATCACAGTGTAGGTACCATCGGCTGGTGACTCCAAGAAGATGTTTTCCGGACCGCCGGTGGCACTGTTGTCTACATCTAAAAGAGGGTTATCCGCGGCGTTGCCGGGAGTGCCCCAGTCTAGGTTACTGGTACCCATGGCGTTGGCGGCGGTACAGGTTGCGAAATAGCAGTCCCCAGTTGGGTCTCCAAGCTCAGCGCCTTCGCGCAGGAGGTGCAAGTCTAGGTCGGTATTGGTCGTGTCCCAGTTCAAGCGAATGTTGATGGTTGGCCCTTGTATTGGGGCGTCGCATACCCCGCCTCGCCGGTCTACTTCGATAATCGTACGCGTTACGCCGTAACTGTTTTGTGCTGCAAGAACGAGTCGACTGGTTCCACATTGAAACGATGGACTGATATTAAAATCACCATTCACGGAAAAGTTACCGCCTGGAGTTGTCTCGTAAGTACCGGAGTTCCACGAACCAGGTCCCCAGATACGCCATTCATTGCTGCAAAACATATCGTTGTAAGGTCCGCATACTGCGCCTGTTTCATAACCTTGGATTGTACCTTGAAGGTTGAAGGTCGTGTTGTTGTTTAGCTCGACTCGCCAGCCATTTGAGCCGAGTTGAAATTCGGAGGGCTGACTTAGATGAACCACAGGGCAGCCCGAGCAGGCGTCGTTTGGGTAGGAGTAATTATAGTCTTGGGAGTTATCCCATTGATGACTTCCCAGCGGGAAGCTTAGCTCCTGGGTGGTCTTTGTATTGAGTTGGCAAGCGGTCGTGAGAAACAACACGGCGAGGATGGGTAGTTTCTTGAATAGCATCGGCAGTCCTTCCAATTCAGTCAATATGGAAATGGACGCCGCAAAATCAGAGCTATTCAAAGTAGACCGGGCGAGCCGAGCGGATTTATACGGGGCCGGCCTTAAATGCTGGTATTGGACTGATATCTTTGAGTTAATCAAGTACCCAGTGTGGGGCTAAACGTTGCGGGATTCTGAGTTATCCTTGGGGCGTTGAATCGCCTGCATCGTCCGCATCGTCTGGTTCCGACTCAGGATCGTCTTCCAGGGTCTCGTCGAGTTCTTCTTCTGGTTCCAGCTCCGCCACTGCTTGTGCAAGTGCAAGCTCTTGTTCCTCTACAAAATGCAGCGCCATATCGAACGCTGTTTTTGTATGCGCTAGAACTTTCTCAAAACCTTCTTCACTGAGTGTACGTGCTTCGTCACGGCTTCTGTAAATGTTGATAAAGAGCCGCTCGCGTTCGTAGTGAAGCGGGATTTTATCCACGCCCCAGGCTTCTAGTATCTCCCAGAGTTCCGGGTTGTAAGTTCGTACAAACTGCATAATGAAAGGAATAGGGTCATGCCGAGCCACAAGGGCAGCCAGCCGCAAAACAAGCTCAAAGGAAATGGTACTGGTGCCGTTCTCAACCGCGGCTAAAACGCTCTCATCTTTTAGTTCAAGTGCTTCGCTAAGCTCGTCGAGCGTGAGTCCAGCGACTTCACGAAGGTCACGCAGATAAAGTCCGGTTTCTTCTAAGCGGCGCAAGTGCTCTGGCGAGCTCATGATGGCTTTACCAACCTTACGCGAGACACCACGGGCGCTGGATGCAAGTCGCATCGCTCCACTGGTTAGATTGACGAGCCGTTCTACTACCGAACGTTTATCATCGGGATAGTGGCTAAATAGTTCAGGTGGGAACTGGTCGTCGTCCGTCAAGAGGTACTCCTTTATGCTCGCTTAGCGTATATCAATCAGGGATGACGCAACAAGGGCCGATGATCGATACTCGGCAAGAACTTTTTGGGGTAGGTGCGTGTTGTGAGTCGACGAATAAGTGAAGCGATCCCAGCGAGGTTTCAACATAACATTCAGTTTGAGCACCCCGGTAGACAACATCTAAGACTTGCGCATTACTTTCGCCGGACTCCAATTGAACGTGTTCTGGACGAATAACAACGGTACCCGCTCCATTGTGAGCAGTGGCTAAGTCTATCTTTCCAATCGAGGTCTGGGCAGTCTTATTTTGACACTCGGTCTTAAGGAGTGTGCAGGGGCCCGACAACTCGGCAACCATTTTAGAACTCGGTTGGTTATAAATGGCTTGGGGTGTGCCTATCTGAACAATTGTAGGGATGGCACCGGGGCTGGGAGGGGCCAATACGGCGACACGGTCGGCTAAGCCGAGTGCTTCTTCTCGGTCGTGGGTGACAAGCAGTGCGGCCGTATTTTCTTGAGCCAAAGCTGCTCTTACTTCTCGGCCAACCCGTGCTCTTAAAGAGGCATCTAGGTTGGCGAAAGGTTCATCAAGCAATAGAAACTGCGGCTTGGGTGCAAGTGCTCTCGCCAAGGCAACGCGTTGCTGTTGTCCGCCACTGAGTTCACTGGGTTTTCGGTTTCCAAGTTCGCTCAAGTCAAAGAGCTGAAGCAAAGCTTGAATACGTGCTTCGCAGCCAGGCGTTGCGGCGATACCAAAGCCGATGTTCTGATTGACGCTCATTCCCGGGAAAAGTGCGTAGTCTTGGAAGACCATGCCGACTCGTCGTTCTTGAGGCGCTACCTGGTTATGCCCGTCACCGCTTACCTGCCTTGAGCCAATATGGATGGTGCCTGATTGCGGGGTAATGAAACCGGCGATGCTGCGCAGTAAGGATGACTTTCCGCAGCCTGATGGACCCAGCAATCCCAGCAGCTCCCCCGAGCGTATACTCAGGTTGAGATCACTGAACGTGGGAGTCTCGTCGTAACTGTGACTGAGATTACGAATGTCCAGTGGCAGGGACTCAGACATGACGTCTCCATCTGTAAAGCAGAGCTTGGATTGCAAAGGCCAAACTTAATAGCAAAATGCCTCCAAGGCCAACGTCGGCCAGAGCGCCCTCTTGTTGAGCATCAAAGATTCGGTAGGCGAGAGTTTGCCGGCCAAGTGGCGTAAGCATCAAGGTAATGGGTAGCTCTTTGGCAATCGCGATAAAGAGTAGGCAATACGCAGTAAACATCCCAGGGGCCAGTGCGGGTAGGGTGATCTCACGAAATATTCTGGGGCGGGATGCTCCAAGCGTTTGCGCCGTTTCTTCATGGCGAAGGTCGAGCCGAAGAACAGCGGGCTTAATGGCGGCGTAACCTTCCGAGAGAAATCGAACGGTGTAACCAAAGATCAAGAAGAGACCAAAAGACTCAAGGGTACTCCACAAAGAGAAGGCGTTTGGTGACGTTCCAAGAATTCGCTGAACGCCCAAAAAGACGTAGAAGATACCCATCGCGACGAGGATACCGGGAAGACTGCTGGCGGCGTAGGTTGAATGCTCACCCATCTCGCCGAGCTTGCCCTGATGTCGCCCGAAGGTCCAAGCAGGCAAGAGAGCACAGAGCATCGTAATCAGAGCTCCAAAGAGGGTGTAAGCCAGCGTGGTGGCGAGAGGGGCGCCAATGGAAGAAAATGTTATGTTGGCTTCTAGACCATTGAGAACCCACACGGAGAGGGTGACCAACGGTAGAACAAGCCCAAGGCCTGCGATGATGCCATGCAAACTATAAGTCATGAAAAGCAATGGGCCTTTCAGCTCGCTGCGCTTGAGAAGTCTTGCATCTCCCAGGTGTCGTTCAGGTTTAGCTGCGCCGTGAAGAAGCCGCAGGCCGATGAGGATAGGAATCACACATAAAAGCATTCCGAAGCCAATGCGTACCGCATCTGCCGGTGCATGCCGAGCTTGATAAAGGGCCCAGGTGAGCACTTCGCAGTCGAGAACGGCAACCGCTCCGAAATCGCTGATCACATAAAAGGCAACAATGACGAGAGAGAATGTCCAGGTAGGCCTTAGGGCGTTTGCGGTGAGGCTCCAAAAGCGTTTCCATGGGCCAGCTCCGAGAAGCTGAGCTGCTTCGTCTGTGCTGGCTGGTATTCTTCCGAGGGCAGCACTGACCAAGAGTTGCACATAAGGAGTACAAGACAAGGTGAGAACAATGCAGGCAGGGATGAAGCCAGAAAAGACGGTTTCTGACCCGAGGATAGAACCGAGGCTACCGCGAGGGGCCATGGCTTCACGAACAATGGTTGCAAGAAGATAGCTCGGAACGGCCAGTGGTAAAGTGGAGATGAGGGCTAACCAGCGTCGCCCGAAATAGTGGGTTCGGGTTTGTACCCAAGCCAGCCAAGTTCCAAAAACCAGTGACGCGCAAGACACGATGATTGCGAGTCCCAGCGTTCGCAAAATAAGATAGCTAAGGTCGGACCAATCTCTTGGAGGCGTCGCGAAGAGGTCAGCTGGGTCCAGCATGGCCAGGATGAGACCACAAATTGGAACGAGTACGGCTGCGAGGATAAGCCCAAGGGTCAACCCAAGAGGCCAGGCATTCAGGATGCCCTTTATTCGACCATCCGTACTTTGTTTCATTGAAGCTTCAGTTGACGCAGTAGTTCGAGAGTGGGTCCAACATCCGCGAGATGCTGCTGGTCTACGCGAACCATTCTTGTGGCGATAGCCGGTAGATCCGAATGAGCCTTAACCTTTGGATGTGTGGGGTATTCATAAAGCTCACGGGTGAATCGTTCTTGAACCTTTGGGCTTAGTAAATAATTGACGAATTGCAAGGCGGCGTCCTTGTTCTTCGCGCCCTTAACCACACCTACGCCGCTTAACATCATTAGGTTGCCTGCATCACCTTCCGCTCTGAAGCTGTAGTTCTTCGCTTCAAGCTTTGGATCAGAGGCTTGGAGTTTGTGTAGGTAGTAATGATTAACCCAGCCAATTCCGATTTCTCCCGATGATACGCCGCGAACTTGTGGAGAGTTCTTAGGGTAAACTCTCGGTTGAATTTTCGCCATGTTCTCTAACCATGATTTGGTTTTCTCTTCGCCCCAAAGGTGACGCAAGGCACTGACATGGGCTTGAAAGCTGGCGTTGCTAGGTGCCCAGCCAACGATACCGGCATATTTAGGATTGGTAAGCTCTGCTAGAGAGTCGGGCAGGTCTGATTCCTGGTACTTTCGCGGGTCGAAAACCAGAACACGCGCCCGGCCACTGGTAGCAACCCAAAAACCATTGCTGTCACGATTATAGTCTTCGACAGTCGTGAGAACATTCTCAGGTAATTTTTCAAGAACGCCTTTTTGCGCCAATGCACCGAGGTAACCAGAGTCTTGTGCGAAAAAGACATCCGCCTGAGTTTGGTCTTTTTCACTGAGTAAGCGGCTTGCTAATGCTTGAGTGGATTTCTCGTAACGCACATTTACTTTGATGCCACTTTCGGCTTCGAAGTCATCTACCAACTTCTGAATCAAAACTTGTCCACGGCCGGAATAAATAACGAGTTCTTTCGATTCTTGAACTTTCGGTTGCGGGCTCGATGGCTCCATGGCTGCTTTATCGGCGCAGGCGCTTAATGCGAGGAAGATGAAGCCAATGATTACAAATTTGAATTGTCTATGCATAAGAATTACCAGTTTTTTTCGAGCCCGAAGTTGTTGACGGCTTGGACTTGCCGAGGTGGTTTGCGCAATAGAATCTTGAACCACCGGCTGTCAAGCTGCCTGATATAGCTATACAATATTCTTAAACCCTTCCTTTATAAAGGAAGGCAAGGTAAATCTTAGCCACTTGAGTTTATTTAGGGGCAGACCTCTTCGGACCTCCTGCCGCTCTAAACATTTAGGAACACAGGATGAGCGAGATACAGTTTGAGTCGGGAGTTTCTATGGCCGGTCTCACGACCTTGGCCGTGGGTGGTTGCGCCCGTTATTTGGCCCGTCCAAATACGATTGCTCAGATTCGCTCGTGCCTAGAGCGGGCTTCCCGGGAAGGCCTCGAAGTTTTTGTGTTGGGCGGCGGAAGTAATCTTCTGGTGTCTGATGATGGGTTCGAGGGTCTTGTCTTATCCCCACAAAATACCGAGATCGAATGTATTGAGAAGTCGGCTGATTCGGTTGCTCTCAAGGTTGGGGCCGGTTGTGTCTGGGACGACTTGGTTGAGTTTTGTGTAGAAGCTGGTTACTCCGGAATTGAATGCCTTAGTGGGATTCCGGGCTGCGTTGGGGCTGCGCCCATTCAAAATATAGGGGCATACGGCCAAGAGGTCGCTGAAGTCATCGAGTCGGTTGTATGCGTGGCCAAGGCCGATGGCTCATCCAAAGAATACACAAAAGCCGATTGCGGTTTTGGCTACAGAACAAGCTCATTTAAAACGCACCGCTTGGGCCTGGATGTTGTAGTTGAGGTCACTTTTCGTCTGCAACTGCGGCCACCT of the Deltaproteobacteria bacterium genome contains:
- a CDS encoding UDP-N-acetylmuramate dehydrogenase → MSEIQFESGVSMAGLTTLAVGGCARYLARPNTIAQIRSCLERASREGLEVFVLGGGSNLLVSDDGFEGLVLSPQNTEIECIEKSADSVALKVGAGCVWDDLVEFCVEAGYSGIECLSGIPGCVGAAPIQNIGAYGQEVAEVIESVVCVAKADGSSKEYTKADCGFGYRTSSFKTHRLGLDVVVEVTFRLQLRPPATPRYPELIKACGENCNDLRTLRETVLKLRRRKSMVYDQADANHRSAGSFFVNPIVDKIVLKQVHEALTALSIPIQDMPCFEQGAEAWKLSAAWLMDRAGFGKGFGDGAAGLSTNHCLAIVNRGDAQASDIAELAREIQEGVLKRFGVTLAPEPVYLGGFI
- a CDS encoding helix-turn-helix transcriptional regulator, giving the protein MTDDDQFPPELFSHYPDDKRSVVERLVNLTSGAMRLASSARGVSRKVGKAIMSSPEHLRRLEETGLYLRDLREVAGLTLDELSEALELKDESVLAAVENGTSTISFELVLRLAALVARHDPIPFIMQFVRTYNPELWEILEAWGVDKIPLHYERERLFINIYRSRDEARTLSEEGFEKVLAHTKTAFDMALHFVEEQELALAQAVAELEPEEELDETLEDDPESEPDDADDAGDSTPQG
- a CDS encoding iron ABC transporter permease, whose amino-acid sequence is MKQSTDGRIKGILNAWPLGLTLGLILAAVLVPICGLILAMLDPADLFATPPRDWSDLSYLILRTLGLAIIVSCASLVFGTWLAWVQTRTHYFGRRWLALISTLPLAVPSYLLATIVREAMAPRGSLGSILGSETVFSGFIPACIVLTLSCTPYVQLLVSAALGRIPASTDEAAQLLGAGPWKRFWSLTANALRPTWTFSLVIVAFYVISDFGAVAVLDCEVLTWALYQARHAPADAVRIGFGMLLCVIPILIGLRLLHGAAKPERHLGDARLLKRSELKGPLLFMTYSLHGIIAGLGLVLPLVTLSVWVLNGLEANITFSSIGAPLATTLAYTLFGALITMLCALLPAWTFGRHQGKLGEMGEHSTYAASSLPGILVAMGIFYVFLGVQRILGTSPNAFSLWSTLESFGLFLIFGYTVRFLSEGYAAIKPAVLRLDLRHEETAQTLGASRPRIFREITLPALAPGMFTAYCLLFIAIAKELPITLMLTPLGRQTLAYRIFDAQQEGALADVGLGGILLLSLAFAIQALLYRWRRHV
- a CDS encoding ABC transporter ATP-binding protein is translated as MSESLPLDIRNLSHSYDETPTFSDLNLSIRSGELLGLLGPSGCGKSSLLRSIAGFITPQSGTIHIGSRQVSGDGHNQVAPQERRVGMVFQDYALFPGMSVNQNIGFGIAATPGCEARIQALLQLFDLSELGNRKPSELSGGQQQRVALARALAPKPQFLLLDEPFANLDASLRARVGREVRAALAQENTAALLVTHDREEALGLADRVAVLAPPSPGAIPTIVQIGTPQAIYNQPSSKMVAELSGPCTLLKTECQNKTAQTSIGKIDLATAHNGAGTVVIRPEHVQLESGESNAQVLDVVYRGAQTECYVETSLGSLHLFVDSQHAPTPKSSCRVSIIGPCCVIPD
- a CDS encoding extracellular solute-binding protein; translated protein: MHRQFKFVIIGFIFLALSACADKAAMEPSSPQPKVQESKELVIYSGRGQVLIQKLVDDFEAESGIKVNVRYEKSTQALASRLLSEKDQTQADVFFAQDSGYLGALAQKGVLEKLPENVLTTVEDYNRDSNGFWVATSGRARVLVFDPRKYQESDLPDSLAELTNPKYAGIVGWAPSNASFQAHVSALRHLWGEEKTKSWLENMAKIQPRVYPKNSPQVRGVSSGEIGIGWVNHYYLHKLQASDPKLEAKNYSFRAEGDAGNLMMLSGVGVVKGAKNKDAALQFVNYLLSPKVQERFTRELYEYPTHPKVKAHSDLPAIATRMVRVDQQHLADVGPTLELLRQLKLQ
- a CDS encoding J domain-containing protein, which translates into the protein MPMFKSPAKLLREFAESKLESIGVRGELSEHEVDTVLDPLYDTITELERTTGSTVVKRTLVKALRRGVGELELLLLPERQEAFSLLGVRRDTKANEVKQKFRALAMEHHPDRTGGDAKMMRNLNRAYAQVKRIKGMD